A window from Vicia villosa cultivar HV-30 ecotype Madison, WI unplaced genomic scaffold, Vvil1.0 ctg.000415F_1_1, whole genome shotgun sequence encodes these proteins:
- the LOC131627924 gene encoding putative disease resistance RPP13-like protein 1, translating into MAATVVGEAFLSAFIEVVLDRLASHQVVDLICGKKLDVNLVQRLKNTLYAVEAVLNDAEQKQIHDSAVNKWLDDLKDALYVADDILDRISTKAATSQKNKEVSTANYFSRFFNSEERNLVCKLEDIVAKLEYILNFKDILGLQHIATHHSSWRSPSTSLEDRFTVFGRDQDKEAILKLLLDDDNHKDGISVIPIVGMGGVGKTTLAQSVYNHDTIKQKFNVQAWACVSDHFDELNVAKAILESIVGNACSTDNKELLHRDLKEKLAGKKFLIVLDDVWTEDYDGWNSLLRPLQYGAKGSKILVTTRIQKVASMVQTFQNYSLEKLSDEDCWSVFVNHACLSPEEFSENKNLLRIGKEIVRKCKGLPLAAQSLGGLLRSKRDIKDWDNILNSNIWVNESNIIPALRISYHYLPPYLKRCFVYCSLYPKDHKFFKDKLILLWMAEDLLQPQNNGKTLEEVGYGYFDDLVSRSFFQHSGNKNQSFVMHDLVHDLAILLGRDFYFRTEELGKETKIGTMTRHLSFRSFSGQVFESFDIFDRAKHLRTFLTNYFKPPPSNIEKASCIILSTLKSLRVLSFHNSPYLDALPDSINELIHLRYLDLSATAIKTLPESLCNLYNLQTLRLHNCRELTWLPNDMQNLVNLRHLDIRGNRKLEEMPVGMSKLNQLHYLSYFVVGKHEENGIKELGTLSNLHRSLSIKKLENVTNSFEASKAKIMDKKYLEELSFVWSQDAKDDFKNSQSEMDILGNLQPTKNLKRLEIGGYRGTKFPEWVGDPSYHNLTDLSFYNCHNCCILPPLEQLRSLKKLRISRMSMIEIIGSEYGDFFSETLFPSLERLEFRDMPCWEVWHHPHESAAPFPILKTLLLIGCPILRGNLPSHLPALEVLVIEQCYQLASSLPRSLVITKLEVSESNKVALPELLPLSLTELKTQGRAVIESVFEAFRITLPTSLQNLYIENCSSAISFPRDCLPTSLHYLTIRNCENLDFPMQNHQLESLVYLYIKRSCHSLRTLPLETFPNLRYLKIRNCENIENLSALKNLQNLADIRIRGCPNFVSFPREGLSAPNLNTLHVSCCVNLKSLPCHIHTLFPMLENVTIEDCPEIETFPEGGMPPSLRKLQILNCEKLLRNPLLTLLDMLTHLSITDGSESFPKEGFAMLPPSLTSLTLCKMSNLFTVECRGILHLTSLQNFEIKSCPKLENMVGDRLPASLLKLQIYECPLLEERCRMKHPQIWPKLSHIPNIKLDSRWIY; encoded by the coding sequence ATGGCGGCCACTGTTGTTGGTGAAGCTTTTCTCTCTGCTTTCATTGAAGTTGTCCTTGACAGACTTGCTTCTCATCAGGTTGTTGACTTGATCTGTGGGAAGAAACTTGACGTCAATTTGGTTCAACGGTTGAAGAACACTCTTTATGCTGTTGAAGCTGTGCTCAACGATGCGGAGCAGAAACAGATTCATGACTCTGCTGTCAACAAATGGCTTGATGATCTCAAAGATGCTCTCTATGTTGCTGATGACATTCTTGATCGGATTTCTACTAAAGCTGCAACTTCTCAGAAGAACAAAGAGGTCAGTACTGCTAACTACTTTTCTCGCTTTTTCAACTCTGAGGAAAGGAATTTGGTTTGTAAGCTGGAAGATATAGTTGCTAAGCTTGAATACATTCTCAATTTCAAAGATATTCTTGGCCTTCAACATATTGCAACTCATCACTCATCATGGAGATCTCCATCAACCTCTTTAGAAGACAGATTTACCGTATTTGGTAGGGATCAAGACAAAGAGGCCATACTCAAATTACTGTTAGATGATGATAATCATAAGGATGGAATTTCTGTGATCCCTATAGTTGGTATGGGTGGAGTGGGAAAAACTACTTTAGCTCAATCTGTGTACAACCATGATACTATAAAGCAGAAATTCAATGTTCAAGCATGGGCTTGTGTTTCTGATCATTTTGATGAATTGAATGTTGCAAAGGCCATCTTGGAGTCAATTGTGGGGAATGCTTGTAGCACAGATAACAAAGAGTTGCTTCATCGTGATTTGAAGGAAAAACTAGCTGGAAAAAAGTTCTTAATTGTTTTGGATGATGTATGGACCGAGGATTATGACGGCTGGAATTCTCTTTTAAGGCCTCTTCAATACGGAGCTAAAGGAAGTAAAATTCTTGTAACAACCCGTATCCAAAAAGTTGCTTCTATGgttcaaacttttcaaaattaCTCTCTTGAGAAATTGTCTGATGAAGATTGTTGGTCAGTGTTTGTAAACCATGCATGCCTTTCTCCAGAAGAATTCAGTGAGAATAAGAATCTCCTTAGAATTGGCAAAGAGATTGTTAGAAAATGTAAGGGGTTGCCTTTAGCAGCACAATCACTTGGGGGCTTGTTGCGAAGTAAACGTGACATCAAGGATTGGGATAATATACTAAATAGTAACATTTGGGTAAATGAGAGTAATATCATTCCAGCTCTAAGAATTAGTTATCATTATCTCCCTCCTTATTTGAAACGCTGCTTTGTTTATTGTTCCTTGTATCCTAAGGATCATAAATTTTTTAAAGACAAGTTGATTTTGTTGTGGATGGCTGAAGATCTTTTACAACCTCAAAACAACGGGAAGACTTTAGAAGAAGTTGGTTATGGGTATTTTGATGACTTAGTTTCAAGATCGTTTTTTCAACATTCTGGAAATAAGAATCAGAGTTTTGTGATGCATGATCTGGTGCATGATTTAGCGATATTGCTTGGCAGGGATTTCTATTTCAGAACAGAAGAACTCGGGAAAGAAACGAAGATCGGTACCATGACCCGTCATTTATCATTTAGAAGCTTCAGTGGTCAAGTCTTTGAAAGCTTTGATATTTTTGACCGAGCAAAACATCTTAGGACGTTTTTGACAAACTATTTTAAACCCCCTCCTTCCAATATCGAAAAGGCATCATGCATCATTTTATCCACATTGAAGAGCTTGAGAGTTTTGTCATTTCACAACTCTCCATATCTTGATGCATTGCCCGATTCGATAAATGAACTGATCCATTTGCGTTACTTGGATCTCTCAGCCACGGCAATTAAAACATTACCAGAGTCATTGTGTAATTTGTATAATCTACAAACGTTGAGGTTGCACAATTGTCGAGAACTAACCTGGCTTCCCAATGACATGCAAAATCTTGTAAATTTGCGCCATCTTGATATCCGTGGAAATCGTAAGTTAGAAGAAATGCCTGTTGGAATGAGCAAATTAAATCAGTTGCATTATTTAAGTTACTTTGTTGTGGGAAAACATGAAGAGAACGGGATCAAGGAACTGGGGACACTTTCAAATCTTCACAGATCACTTTCCATTAAGAAATTAGAGAATGTTACCAACAGCTTTGAAGCATCAAAGGCAAAGATAATGGATAAGAAATACCTTGAAGAATTATCGTTTGTATGGTCTCAAGATGCAAAGGACGATTTTAAGAATTCACAAAGCGAGATGGATATACTTGGAAATTTACAACCTACCAAGAACCTGAAAAGGCTAGAAATTGGTGGATACAGGGGCACAAAATTTCCAGAATGGGTTGGAGATCCTTCCTACCATAATTTGACTGATTTATCTTTCTATAATTGTCATAATTGTTGCATCCTGCCCCCACTAGAACAACTACGCTCTCTTAAGAAATTGAGAATTAGTAGAATGAGTATGATCGAGATTATTGGATCTGAATATGGTGATTTTTTTTCAGAGACACTTTTTCCTTCCCTTGAACGTCTTGAGTTCCGTGACATGCCTTGTTGGGAAGTGTGGCATCATCCCCATGAATCAGCTGCTCCCTTCCCTATATTGAAGACCCTTTTGCTTATTGGTTGTCCTATATTACGGGGAAATTTGCCATCTCATCTTCCTGCTTTGGAAGTACTTGTGATTGAACAATGCtaccaacttgcttcttctctCCCAAGGTCCCTTGTCATAACTAAACTAGAGGTTTCTGAAAGCAATAAAGTAGCACTACCAGAGCTACTACCACTTTCATTAACAGAGTTAAAAACTCAAGGAAGAGCGGTAATAGAGTCCGTGTTTGAAGCCTTCAGAATCACCTTACCAACTTCTCTTCAAAATTTATACATTGAGAATTGTTCATCTGCAATATCATTTCCGAGAGATTGTTTGCCCACATCCTTGCATTACCTGACTATTAGGAATTGTGAAAATCTAGATTTCCCAATGCAAAACCACCAACTCGAGTCACTTGTGTATTTGTATATAAAAAGGAGTTGTCATTCTCTTAGAACCCTCCCACTGGAAACCTTTCCAAATCTTCGATATCTGAAAATCAGAAACTgtgaaaacatagaaaatctttcCGCTTTGAAGAACCTTCAAAATCTCGCTGATATTAGGATTAGAGGCTGCCCCaattttgtatcatttccaaGAGAGGGATTGTCTGCACCAAACTTGAATACATTGCATGTCTCCTGCTGCGTTAATTTAAAGTCACTTCCTTGTCACATACATACTCTTTTCCCAATGTTAGAAAATGTGACAATAGAAGATTGCCCAGAAATTGAGACTTTTCCAGAAGGGGGTATGCCGCCTAGCTTGAGAAAACTTCAGATCTTGAATTGTGAAAAATTATTGAGGAACCCGTTGCTAACTTTGTTAGACATGCTTACCCATCTTTCCATTACTGATGGTTCTGAGTCCTTCCCCAAGGAGGGTTTTGCGATGCTACCTCCCTCCCTTACCTCCCTTACCCTATGCAAAATGTCCAATTTGTTCACTGTGGAGTGTAGGGGGATTCTCCATCTCACGTCCCTCCAAAACTTTGAAATTAAAAGCTGTCCCAAGCTGGAGAATATGGTGGGAGACAGACTACCTGCTTCTCTGCTAAAACTTCAAATATATGAATGTCCTCTGCTGGAAGAACGGTGCCGCATGAAACACCCGCAAATCTGGCCCAAACTTTCCCACATCCCAAACATTAAGCTTGACAGCAGATGGATTTATTAA